The following coding sequences lie in one Aspergillus puulaauensis MK2 DNA, chromosome 3, nearly complete sequence genomic window:
- a CDS encoding MOSC domain-containing protein (COG:S;~EggNog:ENOG410PPWU;~InterPro:IPR005302,IPR011037;~PFAM:PF03473;~go_function: GO:0003824 - catalytic activity [Evidence IEA];~go_function: GO:0030151 - molybdenum ion binding [Evidence IEA];~go_function: GO:0030170 - pyridoxal phosphate binding [Evidence IEA]): MATTTTTARTTLSTTQPSQPRVLSVGKSSSHSNSKSPVPSIILVPGLGVQGDCHSGRSVQHQALRQSNPDAPNLRQVHLIPVESLQQVSAKIGGKALSPGEIGENITTEGIDLATLSRGTEIHFVGPGDATNNAVIVLTGLRDPGPGIDKVRPGLKNHFVRRLAGVMATVKQGGSIRPGMRIDVVRPARADPLVVV; encoded by the coding sequence ATggcgaccaccaccaccacagccaGGACAACCCTATCCAccacccagcccagccagccacgcGTGTTATCGGTCGGAAAGTCCTCATCGCACAGTAATTCCAAATCTCCCGTCCCATCAATCATCCTCGTCCCCGGTCTAGGCGTGCAGGGCGACTGCCACTCGGGAAGAAGCGTGCAACACCAAGCCCTCCGCCAGAGCAACCCAGACGCACCCAACCTCCGCCAGGTGCACCTTATCCCAGTCGAGAGTCTGCAACAGGTCTCAGCCAAAATAGGCGGGAAGGCACTGTCACCCGGGGAAATCGGCGAGAACATAACAACCGAGGGGATCGACCTCGCGACGCTATCGCGTGGGACTGAGATCCATTTCGTTGGACCGGGGGATGCGACGAATAACGCGGTTATTGTGTTGACGGGCCTGCGTGACCCTGGTCCGGGGATTGATAAGGTTCGACCTGGTCTGAAGAATCATTTTGTTAGGCGGTTGGCTGGTGTTATGGCGACGGTGAAGCAGGGGGGTTCGATTAGGCCGGGCATGCGTATTGACGTTGTGAGGCCAGCGCGTGCTGATCCTCTGGTTGTTGTCTGA
- a CDS encoding CobW domain protein (COG:H;~EggNog:ENOG410PIGQ;~InterPro:IPR027417,IPR011629,IPR003495;~PFAM:PF02492,PF07683) — protein MIAKDEEARQLPVTLLSGFLGSGKTTLLEHILKSPSHGLRIAVIVNDMSSLNIDAALITHHKVSQTKEKLIQLQNGCICCTLRGDLLAELARLTKKKEVDYVVIESTGISEPMQVAETFTAEFSSAMLEAEGQMDGMDVDKDSGLEMQLDEDDRKVLEEIAKMGGLHTLAKLDTTVTVIDTFNLLSNFDTAEFLSDRYGSDAIIPEDERTISDLMVDQIEFADVLIMNKIEAVDEATKAKIRRLIGLLNPDAKLIETSYSRVDVNEIIGTGRFNFLKAASGAGWLRSLHEMTVMTTGVGNRVAPRPETLEYGINNFVYSARRPFHPRRLFSMIHDKFILLQSMDAHDHGNGDDEEDEDEDEEEDEEEEESDTEIDDFDQPDQDLILSNKRNSEAFGPILRSKGFFWLATRPMQFGEWSQAGGMLTVGPGGPWFAEVPDEAWPEDKDVRESIERDFQGKWGDRRQELVFIGEGLNPEAIANLFDECLLDDKDMKQWERVMGNRKLSKSEKCKKLASMWEDGWEDWPDAEEEMEI, from the exons ATGATTGCtaaagacgaagaagctcGCCAACTCCCCGTTACCCTTCTCTCGGGGTTCCTG GGGAGCGGTAAAACAACCCTGCTAGAACACATCCTCAAATCCCCCTCCCACGGCCTCCGCATCGCAGTCATTGTAAACGACATGAGCTC GCTAAACATCGATGCCGCCCTAATAACACACCATAAAGTCTCCCAGACGAAAGAAAAGctcatccagctccagaACGGGTGTATCTGCTGTACACTCCGAGGGGATCTCCTCGCTGAGCTAGCCCGTCTcacgaagaagaaagaggtaGACTATGTCGTTATCGAGAGTACGGGTATCAGCGAGCCGATGCAAGTTGCTGAGACCTTTACTGCCGAGTTTAGCTCGGCGATGCTGGAAGCTGAAGGGCAGATGGACGGGATGGACGTGGACAAAGATAGCGGTTTAGAGATGcagctggatgaggatgatagGAAGGTTCTCGAGGAGAT AGCAAAAATGGGCGGCCTGCACACCCTCGCCAAACTCGACACAACCGTCACCGTAATCGACACCTTCAACCTTCTCTCCAACTTCGACACGGCCGAATTCCTCTCCGACCGCTACGGCAGCGACGCCATCATCCCTGAAGACGAGCGCACCATCTCCGACCTCATGGTCGACCAGATCGAGTTCGCGGACGTGCTGATCATGAACAAGATCGAGGCCGTGGATGAAGCCACCAAGGCGAAGATCAGACGGCTGATTGGGCTGCTGAACCCTGATGCGAAACTCATTGAGACGTCGTATAGTCGCGTCGATGTGAATGAGATTATTGGCACGGGGAGGTTTAATTTCTTGAAGGCTGCTAGTGGTGCTGGCTGGTTGAGGAGTCTGCATGAGATGACGGTCATGACGACGGGGGTTGGGAATAGGGTTGCCCCTAGACCGGAGACGCTGGA GTACGGGATTAACAACTTTGTCTATTCGGCCAGACGACCGTTTCATCCCCGTCGACTGTTCTCTATGATCCACGACAAGTTCATCCTTCTGCAGTCGATGGATGCCCATGATCATGGAAacggtgacgacgaggaagacgaggatgaggacgaggaagaggatgaagaggaagaggagagcgaCACCGAAATAGACGACTTCGACCAACCAGACCAAGACCTAATCCTATCCAACAAACGCAACAGCGAAGCCTTCGGTCCCATTCTCCGCTCAAagggcttcttctggctcGCAACCCGCCCCATGCAATTCGGCGAGTGGAGTCAAGCTGGTGGAATGCTTACTGTGGGGCCTGGTGGTCCGTGGTTTGCAGAGGTTCCGGACGAGGCGTGGCCTGAGGATAAAGATGTTAGGGAGTCTATTGAGAGGGACTTCCAGGGGAAGTGGGGAGATAGGCGCCAGGAACTAGTTTTCATCGGGGAGGGACTGAATCCAGAGGCCATTGCGAACTTGTTTGATGAGTGTCTGCTTGATGATAAGGATATGAAGCAGTGGGAGAGGGTTATGGGGAATAGGAAGTTGAGTAAGAGTGAGAAGTGTAAGAAGCTGGCGAGTATGTGggaggatggatgggaggacTGGCCTGATGCTgaagaggagatggagatataa
- the PHO89_1 gene encoding inorganic phosphate transporter (COG:P;~EggNog:ENOG410PFVH;~InterPro:IPR001204;~PFAM:PF01384;~TransMembrane:10 (o6-26i47-67o87-107i119-139o151-174i186-209o221-245i402-421o450-471i540-564o);~go_component: GO:0016020 - membrane [Evidence IEA];~go_function: GO:0005315 - inorganic phosphate transmembrane transporter activity [Evidence IEA];~go_process: GO:0006817 - phosphate ion transport [Evidence IEA]) — protein sequence MQLHQYDYILAIGTIFAFLDAWNIGANDVANSWATSVSSRSVKYWQAMVLASIMEFAGGIGVGATVADTIRTKVVDTSLFEGDNGALLMLGMTCALVGSSLYLTFATRIGLPVSTTHSIMGGVIGMGVALVGADGVIWWGGNINSGVVQVFLAWIIAPFLSAAFAAIIFLTTKYGVLLQKNPALKAWYTIPVYFFITCTLLAMLIVWKGGSSRIDLNGGEIAGTVVGTGGVMAVLSALFLCPWLYRRVIVDDWQLTPWHLLQGPLLFRRGEVPPRPEGVKTVQNYYRGHKTMEEIQAERAAGNDEEGANKTTGDGSSEEPKAVTSSSSSTTANQESDVVRITGPRPEGSNFHPLVIFWNAKRLFFRGIEQDVVSMQNKRNLLTGDIEMTHAHAEHYENRAEYMFSFLQVLTASTASFAHGANDLSNAVGPYATIYAVWSSGGLSGKETDVPYWILAFGGASLVIGLWTYGYNIMRNLGNRITLHSPSRGFTMELGSAITIIMATKLKLPVSTTQCITGATVGVGLCNGTWRTINWRMVAWIYMGWIITLPVTGIISGCLVGIIINAPRWGMPL from the exons ATGCAGCTGCATCAGTACGACTACATCCTCGCCATTGGCACTATCTTTGCCTTCCTGGACGCCTGGAATATCGGTGCCAACGATGTCGCCAACTCGTGGGCCACCTCGGTGTCCTCGCGCTCCGTCAAGTACTGGCAGGCCATGGTCCTGGCCTCCATCATGGAGTTCGCCGGAGG TATCGGTGTAGGTGCCACCGTCGCTGATACCATCCGTACCAAGGTCGTCGACACCTCTCTCTTCGAAGGGGACAATGGGGCGTTGCTGATGCTGGGAATGACCTGCGCTCTCGTTGGCTCCTCACTGTACCTTACCTTCGCTACTCGGATCGGTCTCCCCGTTTCAACCACCCACTCCATCATGGGTGGTGTCATCGGCATGGGAGTAGCCCTGGTCGGTGCTGACGGTGTGATCTGGTGGGGAGGAAACATCAACTCTGGTGTTGTCCAGGTCTTCCTTGCCTGGATCATTGCGCCTTTTCTGTCTGCTGCATTTGctgccatcatcttcctgaCCACTAAATATGGTGTCCTTCTCCAGAAAAACCCTGCCTTGAAGGCCTGGTATACCATTCCAGTGTACTTTTTCATTACTTGTACTCTGCTTGCTA TGCTCATCGTGTGGAAGGGAGGTTCTAGCAGAATTGACCTCAATGGAGGAGAGATTGCCGGAACTGTCGTTGGAACTGGCGGCGTCATGGCAGTTCTATCGgccctctttctctgccCCTGGCTGTACCGTCGTGTCATCGTCGACGACTGGCAGTTGACCCCATGGCATCTACTGCAGGGaccccttctcttccgccgTGGCGAAGTGCCCCCTCGCCCAGAAGGTGTTAAGACTGTCCAGAACTACTACCGCGGCCACAAAACCATGGAAGAGATCCAGGCCGAGCGTGCTGCCGGcaatgacgaggagggcgcCAACAAGACCACCGGCGATGGCTCATCAGAAGAGCCCAAGGCAGTCACTTCCAGCTCAAGCTCTACAACGGCCAACCAAGAGAGCGACGTGGTCAGGATTACTGGGCCTCGCCCAGAGGGAAGCAACTTCCACCCCTTGGTTATCTTCTGGAACGCAAAgcgcctcttcttccgggGTATCGAGCAGGACGTTGTCTCCATGCAGAACAAGCGCAATCTCCTGACTGGTGATATCGAAATGACCCATGCTCACGCTGAACACTACGAGAACCGGGCCGAGTACATGTTCTCCTTCCTGCAGGTCCTCACTGCCTCTACTGCCTCGTTTGCGCATGGTGCCAATGATCTGTCCAA CGCCGTCGGCCCATATGCTACCATCTACGCCGTCTGGAGCTCAGGTGGTCTTAGTGGAAAGGAGACTGATGTTCCTTATTGGATTCT TGCCTTTGGTGGTGCGTCCCTCGTCATCGGCCTCTGGACGTACGGCTACAACATCATGCGCAACTTGGGTAACCGCATCACTCTGCACTCGCCCTCGCGTGGTTTCACAATGGAGCTTGGTTCTGCAATTACAATCATCATGGCcaccaagctcaagctccccGTTTCTACGACCCAGTGTATCACCGGTGCCACCGTCGGTGTTGGTCTCTGCAACGGTACTTGGAGGACGATCAACTGGCGCATGGTCGCCTGGATCTACATGGGCTGGATCATTACCCTCCCTGTTACTGGTATTATCTCTGGTTGCTTGGTTGGGATTATCATCAACGCGCCTCGCTGGGGCATGCCTCTGTAG